In Fluviispira sanaruensis, a genomic segment contains:
- a CDS encoding DUF2786 domain-containing protein produces MKFQKIKNDLRTRWTLQLYKEYGNICYQYGLYLKKPLILIEDLKSTWGNWNSHAKIITLSTLLIEEYPWEVVIGVLKHEIAHQIVTDVFFSNDKHGKDFQKACNLIGLPKEFCKCTLEIEHKILHIRNGKNGSDDENILRKLEKLLSLAQSANENEALLAMEKVQELYAKYNIKRIQEGLDSEYYSLVVHIKKKKAPSTYVYVASLLQAHYFVNVIFSQLYDPLADESFQTLEILGTRHNVLMAEYVFHFLIERMEALWKNYQKEKSATSRYKLSYQKGLLVGFREKLDQLQKDKLKKQKQSKNNFSPESINTLLVLEDQKLQVFTKKLFPRIVQKVSSSNQVFTEHYDKGKKEGEKIILNKGVTQQNKEKRFLNS; encoded by the coding sequence ATGAAATTTCAAAAGATTAAAAATGATTTACGTACCCGTTGGACTTTACAACTTTACAAAGAATATGGAAATATTTGTTATCAATATGGTCTCTATCTTAAGAAACCACTTATATTGATTGAAGATTTAAAGAGTACTTGGGGGAACTGGAATTCCCATGCAAAAATTATCACTTTGTCTACTTTACTTATTGAAGAGTATCCATGGGAGGTAGTTATAGGTGTTTTGAAACACGAAATCGCTCATCAAATCGTGACAGATGTGTTTTTTTCAAATGACAAACATGGGAAAGACTTTCAAAAAGCATGTAATTTAATAGGTCTTCCTAAAGAATTTTGCAAGTGCACTTTAGAGATTGAGCACAAGATTTTGCATATTCGTAATGGGAAAAATGGGAGTGATGATGAAAATATTCTTAGGAAACTAGAAAAACTATTAAGTCTTGCGCAATCTGCCAATGAAAACGAAGCGCTTTTAGCCATGGAAAAAGTCCAAGAGCTTTATGCAAAATATAATATCAAAAGAATTCAAGAAGGTCTGGATTCAGAATATTATTCACTCGTTGTGCATATTAAGAAGAAAAAAGCTCCGAGCACTTATGTTTATGTCGCTTCTCTTTTGCAAGCTCATTATTTTGTCAATGTTATTTTTTCTCAACTTTATGATCCTCTGGCAGATGAATCATTTCAAACTCTTGAAATTTTAGGCACACGCCATAATGTGCTTATGGCTGAATATGTCTTTCATTTTCTGATCGAGCGGATGGAAGCTTTATGGAAAAATTATCAAAAAGAAAAAAGCGCTACGTCCCGTTATAAATTGTCTTATCAAAAAGGACTTTTAGTTGGCTTTAGAGAAAAATTAGATCAATTACAAAAAGACAAATTAAAGAAACAAAAACAATCTAAAAATAATTTCAGTCCAGAAAGTATTAATACTTTATTGGTTTTAGAAGATCAAAAATTGCAAGTCTTTACAAAAAAATTATTCCCACGTATTGTGCAGAAAGTATCAAGTTCAAATCAAGTCTTTACAGAGCATTATGATAAAGGCAAAAAAGAAGGGGAAAAGATTATTTTAAATAAAGGCGTCACACAACAGAATAAAGAAAAGCGCTTTTTAAATTCTTAA
- a CDS encoding YggS family pyridoxal phosphate-dependent enzyme produces MENDIEKNIKEIQDKIKYFAQKYKRNPNDIQLVAVSKHHTIESIKAAYKCGIENFGENYIQEWQEKSQALSNLPNLKWHLIGHIQSNKAKSINSQINCIHSLDKLNLAKEIEKKSPIDKRIKVLIQMQIDKTDQNKSGIPFENAKELCGMLAQSQKMDFSGFMGIGPEEDDKSRLSDLYAEFAKNAEYLWNSFSNRPKDKYILSLGMSSDYEIAIEHGSTLLRIGTAIFGKRK; encoded by the coding sequence ATGGAAAATGATATCGAAAAAAATATTAAAGAAATTCAAGATAAAATTAAATATTTTGCGCAGAAGTATAAAAGAAATCCAAATGATATTCAACTGGTCGCAGTTAGTAAACATCATACCATAGAAAGTATAAAAGCAGCTTATAAATGTGGAATAGAAAATTTTGGCGAAAATTATATCCAAGAATGGCAAGAAAAAAGTCAAGCTCTAAGCAATTTACCCAATCTAAAGTGGCATTTAATTGGCCATATTCAATCGAATAAAGCAAAATCAATCAACTCCCAGATAAATTGCATACATTCTCTTGATAAATTAAATTTAGCTAAAGAAATTGAAAAAAAATCTCCTATTGATAAAAGAATTAAAGTTCTCATTCAGATGCAAATAGATAAAACCGATCAAAATAAATCTGGTATTCCATTTGAAAATGCAAAAGAACTTTGCGGCATGCTTGCACAGTCACAAAAAATGGATTTTTCGGGTTTTATGGGCATTGGACCAGAAGAAGATGACAAAAGCCGCCTTAGTGATTTATATGCTGAGTTTGCAAAGAATGCTGAATATCTTTGGAATTCTTTTTCAAATCGCCCAAAAGACAAATATATTTTATCACTTGGTATGAGTTCTGATTACGAGATTGCAATTGAGCATGGAAGCACTTTGTTGCGAATCGGTACAGCGATTTTTGGCAAAAGAAAATAA
- a CDS encoding GH3 family domain-containing protein codes for MENLYNNSNNNIAFKNIQCEIINNVRRKLFSNIENPMLAQQNAFERIKTQVEGTEINKALKIDKINNVSEFIKKIPVQEFAFFEPYIKRTIDGHYGQLFRGRPVFYLTSSATTGVSKIIPCSNEMFEIFKIFQRELISIMSICSTNISMNSINISLGARPFLKNINSIPQGYLSGILGVNPPDELKNGRFPSEEAFMIEDYSERSLRIYNETKNKDVQMIFGLPCHILNLAHDILNISGKQSLNEIWPNLNVLGYSGTPIENYEQALYNAIGHKVSCVGAYAATEGPMGYEIPEFSHGNHTFTPTPEHVVFSFTDVDHPNSAPLALDELKAGGEYNVNISNMCGLLQYSMKDSIKVISVEPRICYKVLGRKDAVLNIASEKVSQNSILQVIAGLQQKLNKVIDHFFVYPKIYDQKPRYEWILCSDNLKNISHYQLQCLLDELMMEASQNYKNKRLESGAIQSPSVRIVPAYLTKQYFLQGSGQGQFKMKNAFANKSDFDSFWREKIPNIEKYL; via the coding sequence TTGGAAAACTTATATAATAATTCAAATAACAATATAGCATTTAAAAATATTCAATGTGAAATAATCAATAACGTTAGAAGAAAACTTTTCTCAAATATTGAAAATCCTATGCTAGCACAACAGAATGCATTTGAAAGAATTAAGACACAAGTTGAAGGAACAGAAATTAATAAAGCTCTTAAAATTGATAAAATAAATAACGTTTCTGAATTTATCAAAAAAATTCCTGTACAAGAATTCGCATTTTTTGAACCTTATATAAAAAGAACAATAGATGGCCATTACGGGCAACTTTTTAGAGGACGTCCCGTATTCTATTTAACTTCATCAGCAACAACGGGTGTCAGTAAAATCATTCCATGCAGTAATGAAATGTTTGAAATTTTTAAAATTTTTCAGCGTGAATTGATTTCAATTATGTCTATATGCTCAACAAATATATCGATGAATTCAATTAATATATCTTTAGGAGCAAGACCCTTTCTAAAAAACATCAATTCCATCCCCCAAGGATATTTAAGCGGCATTCTTGGGGTTAATCCACCCGACGAATTAAAAAATGGGCGTTTTCCTTCTGAAGAAGCATTTATGATTGAAGATTATAGTGAACGTTCACTTAGAATTTATAACGAAACAAAAAATAAAGATGTTCAGATGATTTTCGGATTGCCATGTCACATTTTGAACTTAGCTCACGATATATTGAATATAAGTGGAAAACAAAGTTTAAATGAAATTTGGCCAAACTTAAATGTCCTTGGCTATTCGGGCACTCCAATAGAAAATTACGAGCAAGCTTTATATAATGCCATTGGACATAAAGTCAGTTGCGTGGGAGCTTACGCCGCAACAGAAGGGCCAATGGGTTATGAAATACCTGAGTTTTCTCATGGCAACCATACTTTCACTCCAACTCCAGAGCATGTTGTCTTCTCATTTACCGACGTCGATCATCCGAATTCTGCTCCTCTTGCTCTCGATGAATTGAAAGCAGGAGGAGAATACAATGTTAATATTTCAAATATGTGTGGCTTGTTACAATACTCAATGAAGGACAGTATAAAAGTTATAAGTGTAGAACCACGTATTTGTTACAAAGTCCTAGGCCGCAAAGATGCTGTTCTTAACATTGCTTCAGAAAAAGTATCACAAAATTCAATTTTACAAGTGATTGCGGGTTTACAACAAAAACTCAATAAAGTAATAGATCATTTCTTTGTTTATCCCAAAATATATGATCAAAAACCTCGTTATGAATGGATACTTTGCTCAGACAATCTAAAAAATATTTCTCATTATCAGTTGCAATGTTTACTTGATGAATTGATGATGGAAGCTTCACAAAACTATAAAAATAAAAGATTGGAAAGCGGGGCAATTCAATCTCCTTCTGTTCGAATAGTTCCTGCTTATTTAACAAAACAATATTTTCTACAAGGCAGTGGTCAAGGACAGTTTAAAATGAAAAATGCATTCGCAAATAAAAGTGATTTTGATTCCTTTTGGCGAGAAAAAATTCCAAATATTGAAAAATATTTATAA
- a CDS encoding OB-fold nucleic acid binding domain-containing protein, with protein sequence MKRLLHLSISFLLIINLMGCERRARLVEIKLLLLTPDGYFNQPIVLSGKVNDIGPGGLWFILEDKTGYIQVTTENIPNHNTCIKKGNEVSLGGHLEQYENHKYFSLNTLLRCSH encoded by the coding sequence ATGAAGAGACTTCTTCACCTGAGCATTAGTTTTCTTTTAATAATAAATTTAATGGGCTGTGAACGGCGAGCGCGTTTGGTTGAAATCAAATTACTCTTGTTGACGCCTGATGGTTATTTTAATCAACCCATTGTTCTTTCAGGCAAGGTAAATGACATTGGGCCTGGTGGATTGTGGTTTATTTTAGAAGATAAAACAGGATATATTCAAGTTACAACTGAAAATATTCCGAATCACAATACATGTATAAAAAAAGGCAATGAAGTTTCGTTAGGTGGTCATTTGGAACAATACGAAAATCATAAATATTTTTCATTGAATACTTTGTTGAGGTGTTCGCATTGA
- a CDS encoding substrate-binding periplasmic protein, which produces MIKFLFALFIVIIFPTQILASELPKCFKKFNFAYLDYGFMYDMKKGIGIEKDVLDEIKKRTRCQFENVKMTRARMWISFSHGELDVSLGGIKLPEREKVVYTFPYVKLKNMALIRKDSKVTSMAEFLANTNLRFGIVRSFKHGSAILDDEFLKKLYKENRVDEFVDQENLFLYLKNNKIQGVFSSIVIYKKRFKEDKKLYESLKIVDWIPKDEPFQRGLMLSKLTFNQTEAEKWQGLIKSMVQDKTMYKIFLKYLSQEDAKNISLP; this is translated from the coding sequence ATGATAAAGTTTTTATTTGCGCTTTTTATTGTTATAATTTTTCCAACTCAAATATTGGCATCTGAACTGCCAAAGTGTTTTAAAAAATTTAATTTTGCATATTTGGATTACGGTTTTATGTATGATATGAAAAAAGGGATCGGTATTGAAAAAGATGTTCTGGATGAAATTAAAAAGCGCACACGATGTCAGTTTGAAAATGTGAAAATGACCCGAGCTCGCATGTGGATTTCATTTTCACATGGAGAACTGGATGTCAGCTTAGGGGGAATAAAATTACCTGAAAGAGAAAAAGTAGTTTATACTTTCCCATATGTGAAATTAAAAAATATGGCATTAATCCGGAAAGATTCTAAAGTAACAAGTATGGCAGAATTTTTGGCCAATACAAATTTACGTTTTGGAATTGTGCGCAGTTTTAAACATGGAAGTGCAATACTTGACGATGAATTTCTTAAGAAGCTCTATAAAGAGAATAGAGTCGATGAATTTGTCGATCAAGAAAATCTTTTCTTATATTTAAAGAATAATAAAATTCAAGGAGTCTTTTCTTCAATTGTAATTTATAAAAAGCGTTTTAAAGAAGATAAAAAGCTTTATGAGAGCTTAAAAATTGTCGATTGGATTCCAAAGGATGAGCCTTTTCAAAGAGGGCTCATGCTCTCTAAATTAACATTTAATCAAACTGAAGCAGAAAAATGGCAAGGGCTTATTAAAAGTATGGTTCAGGATAAAACAATGTATAAAATATTTTTGAAATATTTATCACAAGAAGATGCTAAAAATATAAGTTTACCTTG
- a CDS encoding Maf family protein — MTKIKNEQLILASASPRRKEMLSSSGIPFYIVIADIEEKPLENEGGHEYVKRNAREKALAVSEKTLSAEFILSADTIVVTHEDKILEKPQNKDHAKKMLEALSGSTHLVLSGYSLFQNKKEIVSRVIETLVTFRILSAREIDAYIKTGEPFDKAGSYGIQGRAMGFIEKIEGSYTNVMGLPLSQVLLDLKDFAGIETYTQIDD, encoded by the coding sequence ATGACAAAGATTAAAAATGAACAATTAATTCTTGCAAGTGCGTCTCCACGCCGTAAGGAAATGCTCAGCTCAAGCGGTATCCCTTTTTATATTGTGATTGCAGATATAGAAGAAAAACCTTTAGAAAATGAAGGAGGACATGAATATGTCAAAAGAAATGCACGAGAAAAAGCCTTAGCTGTTTCTGAAAAAACATTAAGTGCAGAATTTATTTTAAGTGCGGATACAATTGTTGTCACCCATGAAGATAAAATTCTTGAAAAACCTCAAAATAAAGACCATGCAAAAAAAATGCTTGAAGCTCTTTCTGGCAGCACACATCTTGTCTTAAGTGGGTATTCTCTTTTTCAAAATAAAAAAGAAATCGTTTCTCGTGTGATCGAAACTTTAGTTACTTTTAGAATTTTAAGCGCTAGAGAAATTGATGCATATATTAAAACAGGAGAACCATTTGACAAAGCTGGATCTTATGGAATTCAAGGGCGAGCAATGGGATTTATTGAAAAAATTGAAGGTAGTTATACAAATGTCATGGGTCTCCCCCTGAGCCAAGTGCTACTTGATCTCAAAGATTTTGCTGGAATTGAAACCTATACTCAAATCGACGATTAA
- a CDS encoding MFS transporter, giving the protein MYYKLIFLDCYLTICSFLYYIAIIGGVYNANGSAGQIGFIAMAITLPSIVISFFSGKLFKSANLLRNIYICSGIKIIALLSLYFLFTNPFFLISLIVLNGVLNQLIAVSKQSFDAIQIEPALRTKFNSKKAFLNEIALIIGPALGGLTAAYFSLSNICLILAILSVIPIFFLLSFKNIKRNYEEAVKQKGVSFKENVQYLFSKKVVIFLLLSYSLVVIILEMQTPLTFPFVKEKFNGDNSVTGVFFSVCGIGGVIGALIPIFIKIKNEALAILLLVIFDGLFVFLFTISTNFYLSCAIFTILGLMGSIAIVLVETKVQNDLEEKYRPFAFSIIQLAKSSIGAPLAAGAAAVADHIGAVKVLRGAAYIEIFSGFLFLILFIFFLRNTKNCPKEII; this is encoded by the coding sequence ATGTATTACAAACTTATATTTTTAGATTGTTATCTAACAATCTGCTCTTTTCTATATTATATTGCGATCATTGGTGGAGTTTATAATGCCAATGGCAGTGCTGGACAAATTGGTTTTATCGCAATGGCTATCACCTTGCCTTCAATCGTCATCAGCTTCTTCTCAGGTAAACTCTTTAAATCTGCAAACCTACTTAGAAATATATATATTTGCAGCGGAATAAAAATAATAGCACTCCTTTCTTTATACTTTTTATTTACCAATCCGTTTTTTTTAATAAGTTTAATCGTTTTAAATGGAGTTCTCAATCAACTGATTGCTGTGTCTAAACAATCTTTTGATGCGATACAAATCGAACCTGCTTTGCGGACAAAGTTTAACAGTAAAAAAGCATTTTTAAATGAAATAGCGCTTATCATCGGCCCTGCGTTAGGCGGCCTTACTGCTGCTTACTTTAGCTTAAGCAATATCTGTCTTATTTTAGCGATTCTCAGTGTAATTCCTATATTCTTCTTATTAAGCTTTAAGAATATTAAAAGAAATTATGAAGAAGCTGTTAAACAAAAAGGCGTTAGCTTTAAAGAGAACGTACAATACCTTTTCAGCAAAAAAGTCGTAATTTTTTTATTATTAAGTTATAGTTTAGTAGTCATTATTCTTGAAATGCAAACCCCGCTGACCTTTCCTTTTGTCAAAGAAAAATTTAATGGTGACAACAGTGTCACAGGAGTATTCTTTTCTGTCTGTGGCATTGGTGGCGTCATTGGGGCTCTCATTCCGATCTTTATAAAAATAAAAAACGAAGCTTTAGCCATTCTGTTACTTGTCATATTTGATGGTCTTTTTGTCTTTTTATTTACGATAAGCACAAATTTCTACTTGAGTTGTGCCATATTCACAATATTGGGGCTGATGGGTTCGATAGCCATCGTCCTCGTAGAAACTAAAGTGCAAAATGACCTTGAAGAAAAATACCGCCCATTTGCTTTTTCAATTATACAATTGGCAAAAAGCTCAATTGGCGCGCCCCTTGCTGCTGGAGCGGCCGCAGTAGCGGACCACATTGGGGCAGTGAAAGTTTTACGCGGGGCAGCTTATATTGAAATATTTTCTGGCTTTTTATTCTTAATTTTATTTATTTTCTTTTTAAGAAATACAAAAAATTGCCCTAAAGAAATTATTTAA
- a CDS encoding chemotaxis protein CheW produces the protein MLHYRIKNMHASGGDASQVQLPYQDDTTNSQYINDVTDEGAIQTPGVQHIGFKLHTEEFLLPMSLVREIIMLTTITFVPKATFLVEGIIALRGEIMPVLNLRRFLKFERGKAASTTRVIILQCEYGGFGVIVDDITEFVRLQQTEVESIPQNFFPAEYKILAGVSRVGDRIRGIIDINKVVDEMTADLQKEQEDEETSSPEH, from the coding sequence GTGCTGCATTATCGAATTAAAAATATGCATGCATCAGGAGGAGATGCATCACAAGTTCAGTTACCTTATCAAGATGACACCACTAACAGTCAATATATCAACGACGTTACTGACGAAGGTGCTATACAGACCCCTGGTGTACAACACATTGGTTTTAAGTTGCACACAGAAGAGTTTCTGCTCCCCATGTCCCTTGTACGTGAAATTATAATGCTGACAACAATCACTTTTGTTCCAAAGGCTACATTTTTAGTGGAAGGCATAATTGCACTGCGTGGCGAAATCATGCCTGTGCTCAATTTAAGAAGATTTTTAAAATTTGAACGTGGCAAGGCCGCTTCAACCACCCGTGTGATCATTTTGCAATGTGAATACGGTGGTTTTGGCGTAATCGTCGATGACATCACAGAATTTGTCCGACTGCAACAAACAGAAGTTGAATCCATTCCTCAGAATTTTTTCCCAGCAGAATATAAAATTTTAGCAGGTGTATCTAGGGTTGGCGATCGTATCCGTGGTATCATCGATATAAATAAAGTTGTAGATGAAATGACTGCAGATTTACAGAAGGAACAAGAGGATGAAGAGACTTCTTCACCTGAGCATTAG
- a CDS encoding chemotaxis protein CheA, with product MFYGNKKVFIQTPDDASSDNSLAEELKNEATELVERLAGLCQGFQEHLIANEEVPLEESQELFRTLHTLKGLSQMANLNEMVATAHAVEDYIELVRSEKVKLVKEIIELVSDAQNVFEQVFKAFPKAIDPDVLMEAERVAHEFHQRTEVVKGGGAPAADPAAAVSSAVAAPAGSGGSDSLALTAEDNAAFDKFKTRAEFLFSLVLPADKYKSLDELKAGKHVDDISRVGDFILMKHSPQGSLLVFAAELDEKSLSGMAEAEVKKLEKDPNCLKALGAPWDALVFSGSAAPAVAPPAAAAAAAAPAPPAAAAGHGGGGDEDEQPEDFDTKNLSGANAVDVPDLDPEMLQDFLSNADDLLENLSQAMLDLEGNPESKEAVENIFRNAHTIKGTSGMFGFRAIEKVTHKMENLFDRIRKGNLKVTPALMDGLFFGLDRIRSMFEAVKANKSSEQPINDALEKIRLAVSKGGGAPAAAPAPASAPAAAAPAPPAAAPVPAAAAAPAAPAASAAKPAAAAAKPAAAGDKKKPDEKKAEGGEAGGTIRVDLKRLDSLVNLVGELVIDRTRFARIEEELRGNGNSELGHSMSESVLLFGRHMNEVQSIIMKIRMVPVGNAFYKFTRVVRDLCRQIGKEIDLHIIGGETELDKTLVEEIGDPLVHLIRNSVDHGVELPDDREKLGKARKGNIHLKASQDGNMIVITIQDDGKGLQVEKLRSKAIERGLIKESDHLTNKETFNLIFEPGFSTAEKITNISGRGVGMDVVKKSIVKLKGIIELDSEIGKGTTTTIKLPLTLAIIPSLMVETRGESYAIPLVNVIESIRIRPEDVQKMGTADFVKLRDRVLPLLRLTDVFELQMMSELLWYSVSDIQRIKHHDEEEVKADKDSLGNPIENKEKKVEAPPPKTPAMMNTASFRARHTKPRIIFVVVGVGEKRVGVIVDQLQGQQEIVIKSLGQLMGKRRGVAGGCVLGNGRVALVLDVGEIIDDFSQTKMGYSNRAALSN from the coding sequence GTGTTCTACGGTAACAAGAAAGTTTTTATCCAAACACCTGATGATGCATCATCTGACAACAGTCTTGCCGAAGAATTAAAAAACGAAGCCACTGAGCTCGTGGAACGTTTAGCTGGTCTATGCCAAGGTTTTCAAGAGCACCTTATTGCCAATGAAGAGGTACCTTTAGAAGAAAGTCAAGAACTTTTTAGGACTTTACACACTCTAAAGGGCCTTTCACAAATGGCCAATCTCAATGAAATGGTGGCCACAGCTCATGCTGTTGAAGATTATATCGAACTTGTTCGTTCAGAAAAAGTAAAGCTTGTTAAAGAAATTATTGAACTTGTCTCTGATGCGCAGAATGTTTTTGAACAGGTGTTTAAAGCCTTCCCTAAAGCGATTGATCCTGATGTGTTGATGGAGGCAGAAAGAGTTGCGCACGAGTTTCATCAACGAACTGAGGTAGTTAAAGGGGGCGGTGCGCCCGCGGCTGATCCAGCAGCGGCGGTTTCTTCTGCGGTAGCAGCTCCTGCAGGCTCGGGTGGAAGTGACTCTCTAGCTCTTACAGCAGAGGATAATGCGGCTTTTGACAAATTTAAAACCCGCGCAGAATTTTTATTTTCATTGGTTTTACCTGCGGATAAATATAAAAGTTTAGATGAATTAAAAGCAGGTAAGCACGTAGATGATATTTCGCGGGTCGGTGATTTCATTTTGATGAAGCACTCTCCGCAAGGTTCACTGCTTGTCTTTGCAGCAGAACTTGATGAAAAATCATTGTCAGGAATGGCTGAAGCAGAAGTTAAGAAACTAGAAAAAGATCCTAATTGTTTAAAAGCCTTAGGTGCTCCATGGGATGCTTTGGTCTTTTCAGGTTCTGCTGCACCAGCTGTTGCTCCACCTGCTGCAGCCGCAGCTGCAGCAGCCCCAGCTCCACCCGCTGCAGCGGCTGGTCATGGAGGAGGTGGAGATGAAGACGAGCAACCGGAAGATTTTGATACGAAAAATCTCTCAGGTGCCAATGCAGTCGACGTACCCGATCTCGATCCTGAAATGTTGCAAGATTTCCTTTCGAATGCAGACGATCTGCTTGAAAATTTAAGTCAGGCTATGCTTGATTTGGAAGGAAACCCCGAAAGTAAAGAAGCAGTGGAAAACATTTTCAGAAATGCCCATACAATTAAAGGGACTTCTGGAATGTTTGGTTTTCGGGCAATTGAAAAAGTTACCCATAAAATGGAAAATCTATTTGATCGCATCCGGAAAGGAAATCTTAAAGTAACTCCGGCTTTAATGGATGGACTTTTCTTTGGACTAGATCGCATTCGCAGTATGTTTGAAGCTGTAAAGGCGAATAAGTCATCAGAGCAACCTATTAACGATGCGCTGGAGAAAATCCGCCTCGCCGTATCAAAGGGGGGAGGAGCTCCCGCCGCCGCCCCAGCCCCCGCATCAGCGCCCGCAGCAGCTGCCCCAGCCCCCCCAGCAGCTGCCCCTGTCCCAGCCGCCGCTGCCGCTCCAGCCGCTCCAGCTGCCTCTGCCGCAAAACCTGCCGCTGCTGCTGCGAAGCCTGCCGCTGCTGGGGATAAGAAAAAGCCGGACGAGAAAAAAGCAGAAGGAGGAGAAGCCGGAGGAACAATTCGTGTGGACCTCAAACGTTTGGACAGCCTAGTGAATTTAGTAGGCGAACTTGTTATTGATAGAACGCGTTTTGCCCGTATTGAAGAAGAATTGCGAGGCAACGGCAACAGTGAACTTGGTCACTCTATGAGTGAAAGCGTATTGCTGTTCGGGCGGCATATGAATGAAGTGCAAAGCATCATTATGAAAATCCGCATGGTTCCTGTTGGGAATGCATTCTACAAATTCACTCGAGTTGTACGCGATTTATGTAGACAAATCGGTAAAGAAATAGATTTGCATATAATAGGTGGAGAAACAGAGCTCGACAAAACTTTGGTTGAAGAAATTGGCGATCCTCTTGTCCACTTAATCCGTAACAGTGTTGACCATGGGGTTGAGCTTCCTGACGATCGGGAAAAATTAGGTAAGGCCAGAAAAGGGAATATACATTTAAAAGCAAGTCAAGATGGAAATATGATCGTTATTACAATTCAAGATGATGGTAAGGGATTACAGGTCGAAAAACTAAGAAGTAAAGCAATTGAAAGAGGACTCATAAAAGAATCCGATCATCTGACAAATAAAGAAACATTTAATTTGATCTTCGAGCCAGGATTTTCTACTGCAGAAAAAATCACTAATATTTCAGGGCGTGGCGTGGGGATGGATGTTGTCAAAAAAAGTATTGTTAAGTTAAAAGGCATTATAGAACTTGACAGTGAAATAGGAAAAGGCACAACAACCACGATTAAACTTCCACTCACGTTAGCTATTATACCAAGCTTAATGGTTGAAACACGTGGAGAAAGTTATGCAATTCCTCTGGTAAATGTGATTGAAAGTATTCGTATTCGTCCAGAAGATGTGCAGAAAATGGGAACTGCAGATTTTGTTAAATTAAGAGATCGTGTTCTACCTTTGTTACGTTTAACTGATGTGTTTGAATTGCAAATGATGTCTGAGTTACTTTGGTATTCTGTTTCCGATATTCAGAGAATAAAACATCACGATGAAGAAGAAGTAAAAGCGGATAAAGATAGTCTAGGCAATCCAATAGAAAATAAAGAAAAAAAAGTAGAAGCTCCACCACCGAAAACTCCTGCAATGATGAATACTGCTTCTTTTCGCGCGCGTCATACAAAACCACGTATTATTTTTGTTGTTGTGGGAGTAGGAGAAAAACGTGTTGGTGTGATCGTTGACCAACTGCAAGGTCAACAAGAAATCGTTATCAAATCTTTAGGACAATTGATGGGCAAAAGAAGAGGTGTTGCCGGTGGCTGTGTGTTAGGCAATGGCCGCGTCGCTTTGGTTCTTGACGTAGGCGAAATAATAGACGATTTTTCACAAACAAAAATGGGGTACTCAAACCGTGCTGCATTATCGAATTAA